The genomic stretch GATCTCACGAAGTGACAGGTGAGGGGGATTGTCTTACGGCTCGATAATATGATTCCGGATGCAATACTTGACGATATCAGTCACGTTTTTCGCGTTCAACTTTTTCATTATCGAGGCACGGTGAGTCTCGGCAGTTTTGGGGCTGATATTGAGAATGTCCGCGGCTTCCTTGGTGGAATAACCATCGGCCAGAAGGCGTGCGAGCTCCCGCTCCCGCTTGGTCACTATCCCGCCCGGTTTCAAAACATTGAGTGCGGGTTTGACATACTCCGCGACTACATCGCTTCCCGCAGGGCCGGAGAGATAAAAGTCACCGTTGGACGCCTTGCGGAGAGCGTACGAGAGCTCTTCGAAATCGCATCCTTTCAGCAGATAGCCGCGCCCGCCCGCCTCGAACGCCTCCCGCACCTGGTCCTCGCTGTAGGCGGATGACAGAAACACTATTTCCGTGCGCAACTGGAGGTCCCGAATCCGGCGCGCGGCGAGGATACCATCGATTACCGGCATTTGAATATCCAAGAGGAGCACATCAGGGCTATGGGTTGCGACCTGATCGATAGCCTCTTGTCCATTGTGCGCCTCAGCGACCACTTCGAACTCGGTCGACGCCTTGAACAGCGCCACCAGCCCTTGTCGAAAAAGGGCTTGATCGTCCGCGACAACGACGCGGATTTTTGGTTTTTCAAGCGGAACCATAGCGGCAAACATAGCATGTAACGTCCGGTATTTCAATGGGTTTGTGGCGGGACAAGCCACGTGCTCCTTCGCACCAGTATTGACTTCCTCCCCCCTTTTCGCTACCCATACCGTAGAGGTGCTTCATGCGCGGCAAGGGCTATAACGTCTCCATCGACAACCTGACCCATTTTGACCGTCACTTCTTCGACGGCAAGGAGACGTTCACCTACATCGGCACCGGTGAACTCGGCGGCAAGGCCCAGGGGCTCGCCTTTGTGCGTGACCTGCTCGCACGTCGATACGATCCGAACGAATTCCCCCAAATCACCGTCGCCGTACCCACGCTCGCAGTGGTAGCAACTGGTGCGTTTGATTCGTTCATGGAAGAGAACAACCTGCGAGATATTGCGTCGTCCGACCTCCGCGACGACCAGATCGCCCATGCGTTCCAAAAAGCCAGTCTGCCGCCCGAACTGGTGGGGGACCTGCGCGCCTTGATCTCCAAAGTGCACACGCCATTGGCAATTCGGTCATCAAGTCTGCTTGAGGATGCACTGTACGAGCCGTTTGCCGGTGTCTATGCGACCAAGATGATCCCCAATAACCAATTCGATGAGGACTCCCGTTTCCACCGGCTGACGGAGGCGATCAAGTTCGTCTATGCCTCGACTTTCTTCAAGAGCGCCCGCGACTATGTCCGCGCCACCGCGCAGGACGTCTCATCCGAAAAGATGGCGGTCATCATTCAGGAAACGGTGGGGCTACGGTACGGCGACCGGTTTTATCCGACCATTGCGGGCGTGGGGCGTTCGTTCAACTACTATCCATCCGGCAAAGCACGCCCGGAGGAGGGTGTTGTGGACCTGGCACTTGGGTTGGGGAAGACGATCGTCGATGGCGGCGTTGCCTATAGTTACTCGCCTACGTATCCGAATGCCAACCCGGTCTACGGCTCGATCGACGGATTACTGGACCAATCCCAAAACGACTTCTGGGCCGTGAACATGGGGAAACCGCCGGAATATGATCCCATCCGAGAAACGGAGTATCTCACGAAAGAGATGCTTGCGGTGGCGGAACAGGATGGCACGCTCAGATTCGTCGCATCGACCTACAAACCGCAGGAGGACCGGATCGTACTTGGCATCGGTACACCGGGGCCACGGTTGGTCGATTTTTCTCCTGTTCTCAAGGTGGACCAGATTCCGCTCAACAAACTCATCAAACGACTGCTGGCATTGTGTCAAGAGGAAGTGCGGAGCGCGGTGGAGATTGAATTTGCGGTCACAATCGATCCGGTGAATCCGTCGCGAGCCCGGTTCGGTTTCTTGCAGGTGCGTCCGATGGTAGTCTCCGACGCCGTAGTTGACGTGGATGAAAGCGAACTGGGCAGACCAGATGCCGTGATCGCTTCAGACCGCGTGATGGGGAACGGCGCGCTCGATACGATACGCGATATCGTGTACGTCGTGCCGGAGACGTTCAATGCCGCCAATACGCGGGAGATCGCGCTCGAACTCGAGCAGATGAATCGTTCGCTGCTGGATGCAGGCCGTCCGTATCTGCTGGTTGGATTCGGCCGCTGGGGGAGCTCCGATCCGTGGCTGGGGATACCGGTCAACTGGGGTCAGATTTCCGGCGCCCGGGTGATAGTCGAGGCCACTCTGCCGAACATGAATGTCGATCTGAGCCAGGGATCCCATTTTTTCCACAACATTTCCAGCTTTCAGGTCCTATATTTCTGCGTGCACCATCTCGGCAAACATACCATCAGGTGGGACTGGCTGGCGGCCCAGAGGACGATGTCCCAAGCCGCCCATGTACGCCACGTCGCGCTCGAGAAGCCGCTGGGCGTTAAGGTCGATGGCCGCACCGGCAGGGGGGTGATCATCGCATGAACAATCCGCACGACAATCTCGACAATCTTATCTGGTTTCTCAAGGAACGCCAGAAAGAGCTCAACTGCCTGTACACGATCGAAGAGATCCTGAGCCGCCATGATACGGATATCGCCCACGTCTGCGAGGCAGTCATCAAGGCGATTCCGCCCGGCTGGCAGTACCCGGAAGTGTGCGACGCCACCATCACGCTGAACGACAAGACCTATCAGTCCCCCGGCTTTGTCGACTCCCCCTGGCGCCTCAGCGCTCCCATAACCGTCGGGGAGAAACCGGTGGGGCGCATTTGTGTTTATTACACTCATGAACGGCCGGTAGCTGATGACGGCCCGTTCCTCAAGGAGGAGGCGAAGTTAATCCGCACGATCGCGGACCGTTTCGGACATTACCTCATGTACAGCCAGATGAAGCACGTTCTGCATGAGTGGCAGACGGCCAAAGACAACATGCCGGCCGACCGTCGCGGCGAGTGGCGGGTGGTGCTTGACCTGCTTCGCGAAACCGACAAGAACCTGTACCTGAGCATATCGCACAAGATGCTCAACCATCTCTGCTGGAGCGGTGTCGAAGAGGCCAAGAAACTGGTCCGGTACTACAGCCCCGACGCCCGCCAGGAAGAGGACGAATTGCTGCGTGACAGTAATATCCCGCACCAACGACGGTCGATGCTCCTCTCCAACGATTTCCTCAGCGATGAAACCTTCCAGATAGCGTCGGACCATATGAGCGACGACGAGATCCTCGCGTTCATCCAGGGCCGCATCCAGGAAGACAAGCTCAGTTTCCTGGTCCGGGCGCTCAATCGGAACCTTCCGCTGACTGAGATCGCCGATGCCATCCGGCGGTACCATCGCATAGCACCCTCGGTCATGGAGTTCGGCCTGCCCACGCTGCGGGGCGTGCACGCGGCATTGATCCGGCGATTCTTTTCCGAGCAGATGCAGTTCGTCAACGTGGCAAAGAACTACATCGAGATCGAGGATTTCTACAAGGTACTTCAGAATATCATCTTTACAGCCGAAAGCAGCGGTAAGCTGGGGGGCAAGAGCGCCGGATTGTATCTGGCCGCCAGCATTCTCCGTCTCGCCGGCAAAACCAACGAGCTGCTGGCCAAGGTGAAGACCCCCAAGACCTGGTATATCACCTCTGACGCGCTCATGTCATTCATGCACTACAACAATCTTGAAGAGATAGTTGAGCAGAAGTACAAAGAGATCGACCAAGTGCGGCTGGAGTACCCACACGTGGTACAGACGTTCAAGAACTCGCATTTTCCGCCGGAGATCCTCAAAGGGCTGTCGGTGGCTCTCGACGATCTCGGCGACCGCCCGCTGATCGTGCGAAGTTCCAGCCTGCTGGAGGATCGCATGGGGTCCGCATTCTCCGGAAAGTACAAGAGCCTGTTCCTGGCCAATCAGGGAGACAAGAAAGTGCGATTGGAAGCGCTCACGGATGCAATCGCAGAGGTGTACGCCTCGACTTTTGGCCCCGACCCTATCGAGTACCGCGCCGAAAGAAACCTGCTGGATTTCTATGAAGAGATGGGGATCATGATTCAGGAAGTGGTCGGCACTCGGATTGGCGACTACTTCCTGCCCGCCTACGCCGGAGTGGCGTTCAGCCACAACGAATTTCGCTGGTCGCCCCGCATCAAGCGGGAAGACGGCCTGCTGCGCTTGGTTCCGGGGCTCGGCACTCGCGCGGTCGATCGACTGAGTGATGA from Candidatus Zixiibacteriota bacterium encodes the following:
- a CDS encoding response regulator transcription factor, giving the protein MFAAMVPLEKPKIRVVVADDQALFRQGLVALFKASTEFEVVAEAHNGQEAIDQVATHSPDVLLLDIQMPVIDGILAARRIRDLQLRTEIVFLSSAYSEDQVREAFEAGGRGYLLKGCDFEELSYALRKASNGDFYLSGPAGSDVVAEYVKPALNVLKPGGIVTKRERELARLLADGYSTKEAADILNISPKTAETHRASIMKKLNAKNVTDIVKYCIRNHIIEP
- a CDS encoding PEP/pyruvate-binding domain-containing protein, translated to MNNPHDNLDNLIWFLKERQKELNCLYTIEEILSRHDTDIAHVCEAVIKAIPPGWQYPEVCDATITLNDKTYQSPGFVDSPWRLSAPITVGEKPVGRICVYYTHERPVADDGPFLKEEAKLIRTIADRFGHYLMYSQMKHVLHEWQTAKDNMPADRRGEWRVVLDLLRETDKNLYLSISHKMLNHLCWSGVEEAKKLVRYYSPDARQEEDELLRDSNIPHQRRSMLLSNDFLSDETFQIASDHMSDDEILAFIQGRIQEDKLSFLVRALNRNLPLTEIADAIRRYHRIAPSVMEFGLPTLRGVHAALIRRFFSEQMQFVNVAKNYIEIEDFYKVLQNIIFTAESSGKLGGKSAGLYLAASILRLAGKTNELLAKVKTPKTWYITSDALMSFMHYNNLEEIVEQKYKEIDQVRLEYPHVVQTFKNSHFPPEILKGLSVALDDLGDRPLIVRSSSLLEDRMGSAFSGKYKSLFLANQGDKKVRLEALTDAIAEVYASTFGPDPIEYRAERNLLDFYEEMGIMIQEVVGTRIGDYFLPAYAGVAFSHNEFRWSPRIKREDGLLRLVPGLGTRAVDRLSDDYPVLIAPGQPGLRVNVTIDEAIRYSPKKADLINLRTNRFETVEMNDLIRQHGNAMPNISEIVSLFSDDHLHSYFDPSADLTTEQALVTFEGLLTRTSFVKQIQAILRELEEKIGTPVDIEFACDGQDFYLLQCRPQSSSEIAGGAVIPHDLPTERVVFSANRYVSNGRVPDITHIVYVDPQKYNELTDRSTMLEVGRVIGRLNKVLPKRQFILMGPGRWGSRGDIKLGVSVTYSDINNTASLVEIARKKGNYTPDLSFGTHFFQDLVEANIRYLPLYPDEPGVMFNEVFLTGAANILRDIVPEYEYLSDTVRLIDIPSSANGQVLQLLMNADLDQAIAVLAPPRSYADKSAAPCPQEEQVTESAWRWRLRAAEHIASQLDPQRFGVKGLYIFGSTKNATAGPRSDIDLLIHVGGTDLQCEMLKIWLEGWSLALDDMNYRRTGYKSGGLLDVHIITDDDIARKTSYAAKINAVTDAARPLQMSR
- a CDS encoding PEP/pyruvate-binding domain-containing protein, whose protein sequence is MRGKGYNVSIDNLTHFDRHFFDGKETFTYIGTGELGGKAQGLAFVRDLLARRYDPNEFPQITVAVPTLAVVATGAFDSFMEENNLRDIASSDLRDDQIAHAFQKASLPPELVGDLRALISKVHTPLAIRSSSLLEDALYEPFAGVYATKMIPNNQFDEDSRFHRLTEAIKFVYASTFFKSARDYVRATAQDVSSEKMAVIIQETVGLRYGDRFYPTIAGVGRSFNYYPSGKARPEEGVVDLALGLGKTIVDGGVAYSYSPTYPNANPVYGSIDGLLDQSQNDFWAVNMGKPPEYDPIRETEYLTKEMLAVAEQDGTLRFVASTYKPQEDRIVLGIGTPGPRLVDFSPVLKVDQIPLNKLIKRLLALCQEEVRSAVEIEFAVTIDPVNPSRARFGFLQVRPMVVSDAVVDVDESELGRPDAVIASDRVMGNGALDTIRDIVYVVPETFNAANTREIALELEQMNRSLLDAGRPYLLVGFGRWGSSDPWLGIPVNWGQISGARVIVEATLPNMNVDLSQGSHFFHNISSFQVLYFCVHHLGKHTIRWDWLAAQRTMSQAAHVRHVALEKPLGVKVDGRTGRGVIIA